The Camelus bactrianus isolate YW-2024 breed Bactrian camel chromosome 32, ASM4877302v1, whole genome shotgun sequence genome includes a region encoding these proteins:
- the DGCR2 gene encoding integral membrane protein DGCR2/IDD isoform X2: protein MVPKADSGAFLLLFLLVLTVTEPLRPEVTGESRPYHGKEAVDPRQGRARGGDPTTHFHAMNVAQPVRFSRKCPTGWHHYEGTASCYRVYLSGENYWDAAQTCQRVNGSLATFSTDQELRFVLAQEWDQPERSFAWQDQHKLWVGYQYIITGRNRSLEGRWEVAFKGSSEVLLPPDPVFAGAAAEGDGVFCAQLQCFHFPTLRHHDLHSWRAESCHDKSSFLCKRSQTCVDIKDNVVDEGFYFTPKGDDPCLSCTCHGGEPEMCVAALCERPQGCQQYRKDPKECCKFMCLDPDGSSLLDSMASGMRLIVSCVSSFLILSLLLFMVHRLRQRRRERIESLIGANLHHFNLGRRIPGFDYGPDGFGTGLTPLHLSDDGEGGAFHFHDPPPPYTAYKCPDTGQPDDPPPPYEAAINPDGVFYDPADDDAFEPAVAAPSATGDGGGDGAAPRHLEQPLPATRASLADLEDSADSSSVLLVPPDPAQSGSAPATEGLPGGGRHSRSSLNTVV, encoded by the exons AAGTGACCGGGGAGTCGCGTCCTTACCATGGGAAAGAGGCTGTGGACCCGAGGCAGGGGCGGGCTCGAGGCGGCGACCCTACTACCCACTTCCACGCCATGAACGTGGCTCAGCCTGTCCGCTTCAGCA GGAAGTGCCCGACGGGGTGGCACCACTACGAGGGCACGGCCAGCTGCTACCGCGTCTACCTGAGCGGAGAGAACTATTGGGATGCAGCGCAGACCTGCCAACGTGTGAATGGGTCCCTCGCCACCTTCTCCACCGACCAGGAGCTGCGCTTCGTCCTGGCCCAGGAATGGGACCAGCCCGAGCGGAGCTTCGCGTGGCAGGACCAGCACAA GTTGTGGGTCGGCTACCAATACATCATCACGGGCCGGAACCGCTCTCTAGAAGGTCGCTGGGAGGTGGCCTTCAAAG GCTCCTCAGAGGTGCTCCTGCCCCCAGACCCGGTGTTCGCGGGGGCCGCGGCTGAGGGTGACGGCGTGTTCTGCGCACAGCTGCAGTGCTTCCACTTCCCCACTCTCCGCCACCACGACCTGCACAGCTGGCGCGCCGAGAGCTGCCACGACAAGTCCTCGTTCCTGTGCAAGAGAA GTCAGACATGTGTCGACATCAAGGACAACGTGGTGGACGAAGGCTTCTACTTCACCCCGAAAGGGGACGACCCCTGCCTGAGCTGCACCTGCCACGGCGGGGAGCCCGAGATGTGCGTGGCCGCCCTGTGCGAGCGGCCCCAGGGCTGCCAGCAGTACCGCAAGGACCCCAAGGAGTGctgcaagttcatgtgcctggACCCAG ATGGCAGCAGCCTGTTGGACTCCATGGCCAGCGGGATGCGTCTCATTGTGAGCTGCgtctcctccttcctcatcctGTCACTGCTGCTCTTCATGGTCCACCGGCTGCGCCAGAGGCGCCGTGAGCGCATTGAGTCCCTGATTGGAGCGAATC TGCACCACTTCAACCTCGGCCGCAGGATCCCTGGCTTCGATTACGGCCCCGACGGGTTTGGCACGGGCCTCACGCCGCTGCACCTCTCTGATGACGGCGAGGGTGGGGCCTTCCACTTCCACGACCCTCCCCCGCCCTACACCGCGTACAAGTGCCCAGACACTGGCCAGCCCGACGACCCGCCGCCCCCCTACGAGGCTGCCATCAACCCAGACGGGGTGTTCTACGACCCTGCAG ATGATGACGCCTTTGAGCCAGCAGTGGCCGCCCCATCGGCCACAGGGGATGGCGGCGGTGACGGTGCAGCACCCCGACACCTGGAGCAGCCTCTGCCCGCCACCAGGGCCTCTCTGGCAGACCTAGAAGACTCTGCCGACAGCAGTAGTGTCCTGCTCgtgccccccgaccccgcccagAGTGGCAGTGCCCCTGCGACAGAGGGGCTGCCGGGGGGCGGCCGCCACAGCCGAAGTTCTCTTAATACTGTGGTGTAG
- the LOC141575759 gene encoding protein FAM246A-like, which translates to MAAEPGRPWAQARRAYGASEALQRAVGRRRDPGTQPNGPGLEEARAPGRLARLRGQLRAEAAARADAPRLLRLVDRAGAAAGAAGKGDVEEGRSRGSVCSVCGEPRGGATYPAGVLEVSERRLQEGLAAVRAELGAGLEALRAELRAELDALRALLPPPPPPARREPRVPRGPALLRALGTAKALAAGASSAEDASDGPADGSASRVPARKNLKKTPVPPGAPQGGGD; encoded by the coding sequence ATGGCGGCAGAGCCCGGGCGCCCATGGGCCCAAGCGCGCAGAGCGTACGGTGCCAGCGAGGCGCTGCAGCGCGCGGTGGGCCGCCGGCGGGACCCCGGGACGCAGCCCAACGGGCCAGGACTGGAAGAAGCCCGCGCCCCGGGCCGCCTGGCTCGTCTGCGGGGCCAGCTgcgggcggaggcggcggcgcggGCCGACGCGCCCCGGCTGCTGCGGCTGGTGGACCGCGCGGGGGCCGCGGCGGGGGCCGCAGGGAAAGGGGATGTCGAGGAGGGGCGCAGCCGCGGTTCGGTGTGCTCGGTGTGCGGGGAGCCGCGCGGCGGGGCCACCTACCCGGCGGGCGTCCTGGAGGTGAGCGAGCGGAGGCTGCAGGAGGGCCTGGCGGCCGTGCGGGCCGAGCTGGGTGCGGGGCTGGAGGCGCTGCGCGCGGAGCTGCGGGCCGAGCTGGACGCCCTGCGCGCGCTGCTCCCGCCCCctccgccgcccgcccgccgcgaGCCCCGCGTCCCCCGCGGACCGGCCCTGCTGCGGGCGCTGGGCACCGCGAAAGCCCTGGCCGCGGGCGCGAGTTCCGCCGAAGACGCCTCAGACGGCCCGGCCGACGGCAGCGCAAGCCGGGTCCCGGCCCGGAAGAACCTCAAGAAGACCCCGGTGCCGCCCGGGGCGCCGCAGGGCGGTGGGGATTAA
- the DGCR2 gene encoding integral membrane protein DGCR2/IDD isoform X1 — translation MVPKADSGAFLLLFLLVLTVTEPLRPELRCNPGQFACRSGAIQCIPLPWQCDGWATCEDESDEADCPEVTGESRPYHGKEAVDPRQGRARGGDPTTHFHAMNVAQPVRFSRKCPTGWHHYEGTASCYRVYLSGENYWDAAQTCQRVNGSLATFSTDQELRFVLAQEWDQPERSFAWQDQHKLWVGYQYIITGRNRSLEGRWEVAFKGSSEVLLPPDPVFAGAAAEGDGVFCAQLQCFHFPTLRHHDLHSWRAESCHDKSSFLCKRSQTCVDIKDNVVDEGFYFTPKGDDPCLSCTCHGGEPEMCVAALCERPQGCQQYRKDPKECCKFMCLDPDGSSLLDSMASGMRLIVSCVSSFLILSLLLFMVHRLRQRRRERIESLIGANLHHFNLGRRIPGFDYGPDGFGTGLTPLHLSDDGEGGAFHFHDPPPPYTAYKCPDTGQPDDPPPPYEAAINPDGVFYDPADDDAFEPAVAAPSATGDGGGDGAAPRHLEQPLPATRASLADLEDSADSSSVLLVPPDPAQSGSAPATEGLPGGGRHSRSSLNTVV, via the exons AGCTGCGGTGCAACCCGGGCCAGTTCGCCTGTCGCAGCGGTGCCATCCAGTGCATCCCCCTGCCCTGGCAGTGTGACGGCTGGGCGACTTGTGAGGATGAGAGTGACGAAGCCGACTGTCCAG AAGTGACCGGGGAGTCGCGTCCTTACCATGGGAAAGAGGCTGTGGACCCGAGGCAGGGGCGGGCTCGAGGCGGCGACCCTACTACCCACTTCCACGCCATGAACGTGGCTCAGCCTGTCCGCTTCAGCA GGAAGTGCCCGACGGGGTGGCACCACTACGAGGGCACGGCCAGCTGCTACCGCGTCTACCTGAGCGGAGAGAACTATTGGGATGCAGCGCAGACCTGCCAACGTGTGAATGGGTCCCTCGCCACCTTCTCCACCGACCAGGAGCTGCGCTTCGTCCTGGCCCAGGAATGGGACCAGCCCGAGCGGAGCTTCGCGTGGCAGGACCAGCACAA GTTGTGGGTCGGCTACCAATACATCATCACGGGCCGGAACCGCTCTCTAGAAGGTCGCTGGGAGGTGGCCTTCAAAG GCTCCTCAGAGGTGCTCCTGCCCCCAGACCCGGTGTTCGCGGGGGCCGCGGCTGAGGGTGACGGCGTGTTCTGCGCACAGCTGCAGTGCTTCCACTTCCCCACTCTCCGCCACCACGACCTGCACAGCTGGCGCGCCGAGAGCTGCCACGACAAGTCCTCGTTCCTGTGCAAGAGAA GTCAGACATGTGTCGACATCAAGGACAACGTGGTGGACGAAGGCTTCTACTTCACCCCGAAAGGGGACGACCCCTGCCTGAGCTGCACCTGCCACGGCGGGGAGCCCGAGATGTGCGTGGCCGCCCTGTGCGAGCGGCCCCAGGGCTGCCAGCAGTACCGCAAGGACCCCAAGGAGTGctgcaagttcatgtgcctggACCCAG ATGGCAGCAGCCTGTTGGACTCCATGGCCAGCGGGATGCGTCTCATTGTGAGCTGCgtctcctccttcctcatcctGTCACTGCTGCTCTTCATGGTCCACCGGCTGCGCCAGAGGCGCCGTGAGCGCATTGAGTCCCTGATTGGAGCGAATC TGCACCACTTCAACCTCGGCCGCAGGATCCCTGGCTTCGATTACGGCCCCGACGGGTTTGGCACGGGCCTCACGCCGCTGCACCTCTCTGATGACGGCGAGGGTGGGGCCTTCCACTTCCACGACCCTCCCCCGCCCTACACCGCGTACAAGTGCCCAGACACTGGCCAGCCCGACGACCCGCCGCCCCCCTACGAGGCTGCCATCAACCCAGACGGGGTGTTCTACGACCCTGCAG ATGATGACGCCTTTGAGCCAGCAGTGGCCGCCCCATCGGCCACAGGGGATGGCGGCGGTGACGGTGCAGCACCCCGACACCTGGAGCAGCCTCTGCCCGCCACCAGGGCCTCTCTGGCAGACCTAGAAGACTCTGCCGACAGCAGTAGTGTCCTGCTCgtgccccccgaccccgcccagAGTGGCAGTGCCCCTGCGACAGAGGGGCTGCCGGGGGGCGGCCGCCACAGCCGAAGTTCTCTTAATACTGTGGTGTAG
- the DGCR2 gene encoding integral membrane protein DGCR2/IDD isoform X3, whose product MVPKADSGAFLLLFLLVLTVTEPLRPELRCNPGQFACRSGAIQCIPLPWQCDGWATCEDESDEADCPGKCPTGWHHYEGTASCYRVYLSGENYWDAAQTCQRVNGSLATFSTDQELRFVLAQEWDQPERSFAWQDQHKLWVGYQYIITGRNRSLEGRWEVAFKGSSEVLLPPDPVFAGAAAEGDGVFCAQLQCFHFPTLRHHDLHSWRAESCHDKSSFLCKRSQTCVDIKDNVVDEGFYFTPKGDDPCLSCTCHGGEPEMCVAALCERPQGCQQYRKDPKECCKFMCLDPDGSSLLDSMASGMRLIVSCVSSFLILSLLLFMVHRLRQRRRERIESLIGANLHHFNLGRRIPGFDYGPDGFGTGLTPLHLSDDGEGGAFHFHDPPPPYTAYKCPDTGQPDDPPPPYEAAINPDGVFYDPADDDAFEPAVAAPSATGDGGGDGAAPRHLEQPLPATRASLADLEDSADSSSVLLVPPDPAQSGSAPATEGLPGGGRHSRSSLNTVV is encoded by the exons AGCTGCGGTGCAACCCGGGCCAGTTCGCCTGTCGCAGCGGTGCCATCCAGTGCATCCCCCTGCCCTGGCAGTGTGACGGCTGGGCGACTTGTGAGGATGAGAGTGACGAAGCCGACTGTCCAG GGAAGTGCCCGACGGGGTGGCACCACTACGAGGGCACGGCCAGCTGCTACCGCGTCTACCTGAGCGGAGAGAACTATTGGGATGCAGCGCAGACCTGCCAACGTGTGAATGGGTCCCTCGCCACCTTCTCCACCGACCAGGAGCTGCGCTTCGTCCTGGCCCAGGAATGGGACCAGCCCGAGCGGAGCTTCGCGTGGCAGGACCAGCACAA GTTGTGGGTCGGCTACCAATACATCATCACGGGCCGGAACCGCTCTCTAGAAGGTCGCTGGGAGGTGGCCTTCAAAG GCTCCTCAGAGGTGCTCCTGCCCCCAGACCCGGTGTTCGCGGGGGCCGCGGCTGAGGGTGACGGCGTGTTCTGCGCACAGCTGCAGTGCTTCCACTTCCCCACTCTCCGCCACCACGACCTGCACAGCTGGCGCGCCGAGAGCTGCCACGACAAGTCCTCGTTCCTGTGCAAGAGAA GTCAGACATGTGTCGACATCAAGGACAACGTGGTGGACGAAGGCTTCTACTTCACCCCGAAAGGGGACGACCCCTGCCTGAGCTGCACCTGCCACGGCGGGGAGCCCGAGATGTGCGTGGCCGCCCTGTGCGAGCGGCCCCAGGGCTGCCAGCAGTACCGCAAGGACCCCAAGGAGTGctgcaagttcatgtgcctggACCCAG ATGGCAGCAGCCTGTTGGACTCCATGGCCAGCGGGATGCGTCTCATTGTGAGCTGCgtctcctccttcctcatcctGTCACTGCTGCTCTTCATGGTCCACCGGCTGCGCCAGAGGCGCCGTGAGCGCATTGAGTCCCTGATTGGAGCGAATC TGCACCACTTCAACCTCGGCCGCAGGATCCCTGGCTTCGATTACGGCCCCGACGGGTTTGGCACGGGCCTCACGCCGCTGCACCTCTCTGATGACGGCGAGGGTGGGGCCTTCCACTTCCACGACCCTCCCCCGCCCTACACCGCGTACAAGTGCCCAGACACTGGCCAGCCCGACGACCCGCCGCCCCCCTACGAGGCTGCCATCAACCCAGACGGGGTGTTCTACGACCCTGCAG ATGATGACGCCTTTGAGCCAGCAGTGGCCGCCCCATCGGCCACAGGGGATGGCGGCGGTGACGGTGCAGCACCCCGACACCTGGAGCAGCCTCTGCCCGCCACCAGGGCCTCTCTGGCAGACCTAGAAGACTCTGCCGACAGCAGTAGTGTCCTGCTCgtgccccccgaccccgcccagAGTGGCAGTGCCCCTGCGACAGAGGGGCTGCCGGGGGGCGGCCGCCACAGCCGAAGTTCTCTTAATACTGTGGTGTAG
- the LOC105070579 gene encoding carbonic anhydrase 15-like encodes MKLASTFPLASLLPGTSGLSRSYRYQGSLTMPCCRLAVLWTISEDTVPIGRAQVAQFQTLAQAPGSHPAPLRENVLPQQPLGGRRVSASPYTSIQAAAPNLGRGFGALLGLGLSLWL; translated from the exons ATGAAGCTGGCATCCACTTTCCCACTGGCCTCGCTGCTGCCGGGCACCTCTGGCCTCTCTCGCTCCTACCGCTATCAGGGGTCGCTGACCATGCCTTGCTGCAGGCTTGCGGTGCTCTGGACCATCTCTGAGGACACTGTCCCCATTGGGCGTGCACAG GTGGCCCAGTTCCAGACCCTGGCCCAGGCCCCTGGTTCGCACCCGGCGCCGCTAAGGGAGAACGTCTTGCCGCAGCAGCCTCTCGGTGGGCGCAGGGTCTCAGCCTCCCCCTACACCTCCATCCAGGCAGCAGCCCCCAACCTGGGCCGAGGGTTTGGGGCTCTGCTGGGCCTGGGGCTCAGCTTATGGCTCTGA